The genomic window CACTTAGCTACTTCACTTATCTGTGCATTTAACATGATTACACATCAAGTGACCCACCCCATGCATGGGCCATGGGGGGTGTGTAGATATGTATAGTTGGGGTGTTACACAGATGGGGAGGGGAAATGAGCCTATCTGTTGATAAAAAACTACTCCATGCCTTCAATGATCATAAGGTCTGTATCCGAACACTCATCACGAATTGCTTTTGCGGCTTGATATTCATCACTGAAATAGAATTTTTCTGCTTGGGATTTACTCTCAAATTCTATCATCATAACCACACCAACAAGATTCCCCTCGTGCCTATCCGCACCTGGACCTTTGGCTAATATTCTGCCGCCAAATTTTTGTATTACAGGCCCTGCCATACCAGAAAATTTCTGAAACTTTTCTGTGTCTCTTACTCTAATGTTAGCTACTAAATATCCTTTAGGCATTGCTATCCCCCGTTTAATCATCCGCTAATTTTCGCATATGGTCATAGCGATATATTTTTCCCTCTTTGATATGGGCAACACCCATGACTATGTTTTGCCTTCCTTCATCGTCAAGTACTGGATGGGTGCCTGCTACGATATCTGCAT from SAR116 cluster alpha proteobacterium HIMB100 includes these protein-coding regions:
- a CDS encoding hypothetical protein (PFAM: Protein of unknown function (DUF1330)); translation: MPKGYLVANIRVRDTEKFQKFSGMAGPVIQKFGGRILAKGPGADRHEGNLVGVVMMIEFESKSQAEKFYFSDEYQAAKAIRDECSDTDLMIIEGME